Proteins encoded by one window of Sus scrofa isolate TJ Tabasco breed Duroc chromosome 12, Sscrofa11.1, whole genome shotgun sequence:
- the LOC100737113 gene encoding keratin, type I cytoskeletal 17 has product MTTTIRQFSSSSSIKGSSGLGGGSSRTSCRLSGSLGAGSCRLGSASGLGSALGGSSYSSCYSFGSGGGYGSGGYGSSGYGSGGYGGGFGGVDGLLAGSEKATMQNLNDRLASYLDKVRALEEANADLEVKIRDWYQRQAPGPAPDYSHYFKTIEDLKSKILTATVDNANILLQIDNARLAADDFRTKFETEQALRVSVEADINGLRRVLDELTLARADLEMQIENLKEELAYLRKNHEEEMNALRGQVGGEINVEMDAAPGVDLSRILNEMRDQYEKMAEKNRKDAEDWFFSKTEELNREVATNSELVQSGKSEISELRRTMQALEIELQSQLSMKASLEGSLAETENRYCVQLSQIQGLIGGVEEQLAQLRCEMEQQNQEYKILLDVKTRLEQEIATYRRLLEGEDAHLTQYKPKEPVTTRQVRTIVEEVQDGKVISSREQVHQTTR; this is encoded by the exons ATGACCACCACCATCCGCCAgttctcctcctccagctccatcaaGGGCTCCTCTGGCCTGGGGGGCGGCTCATCCCGCACCTCCTGCCGGCTGTCTGGCAGCCTGGGTGCCGGCTCCTGCCGGCTGGGGTCTGCCAGCGGCCTGGGCAGCGCCCTCGGGGGCAGCAGCTATTCCAGCTGCTACAGCTTCGGCTCTGGTGGTGGCTATGGCAGTGGCGGCTATGGCAGCAGTGGCTATGGCAGCGGTGGCTATGGTGGTGGCTTTGGAGGTGTTGATGGGCTGCTGGCCGGAAGCGAGAAGGCCACCATGCAGAACCTCAATGACCGCCTGGCCTCCTACCTGGACAAGGTGCGCGCCCTGGAGGAGGCCAACGCCGACCTGGAGGTGAAGATCCGCGACTGGTACCAGAGGCAGGCCCCAGGGCCCGCTCCCGACTACAGCCACTACTTCAAGACCATCGAGGACCTGAAGAGCAAG ATCCTCACAGCCACCGTGGACAACGCCAACATCCTGCTGCAGATTGACAATGCTCGTCTGGCTGCTGACGACTTCCGCACCAA GTTCGAGACGGAGCAGGCCCTGCGTGTGAGCGTGGAGGCCGACATCAATGGGCTGCGCAGGGTGCTGGATGAGCTGACCCTGGCCAGAGCCGATCTGGAGATGCAGATCGAGAACCTCAAGGAGGAGCTGGCCTACCTCCGAAAGAACCACGAGGAG GAGATGAACGCCCTGCGAGGCCAGGTGGGCGGCGAGATCAACGTGGAGATGGACGCCGCCCCCGGCGTGGACCTGAGCCGCATCCTGAACGAGATGCGCGACCAGTACGAGAAGATGGCCGAGAAGAACCGCAAGGATGCCGAGGACTGGTTCTTCAGCAAG ACGGAGGAGCTGAACCGCGAGGTGGCCACCAACAGCGAGCTGGTGCAGAGCGGCAAGAGCGAGATCTCCGAGCTCCGGCGCACCATGCAGGCGCTGGAGATCGAGCTGCAGTCCCAGCTCAGCATG AAAGCATCCTTGGAGGGTAGCCTGGCAGAGACAGAGAACCGCTACTGCGTGCAGCTGTCCCAGATCCAGGGGCTGATCGGTGGCGTGGAGGAGCAGCTGGCGCAGCTGCGCTGCGAGATGGAGCAACAGAACCAGGAATACAAGATCCTGCTGGACGTGAAGACGCGGCTGGAGCAGGAGATCGCCACCTACCGCCGCCTGCTGGAGGGCGAGGATGCCCa cctgACTCAGTACAAGCCCAAAGAAC CCGTGACCACCCGCCAGGTGCGCACCATTGTGGAAGAGGTCCAGGACGGCAAGGTCATCTCCTCTCGCGAGCAGGTGCACCAGACCACCCGCTAA
- the LOC110255272 gene encoding keratin, type I cytoskeletal 14-like has protein sequence MATCSRQFTSSSSMKGSCGIGGGSSRISSVLGGGSYQAPSAYGGLSVTSSRYSSGGVCGLGGGYGGGFSSSSSFGGALGSGFGGGYGGGLGAGFGGGFGGGFGGGFGGGDGLLVGSEKVTMQNLNDRLASYLDKVRALEEANADLEVKIRDWYQRQRPAESKDYSPYFKTIEDLRNKILVATVDNANVVLQIDNARLAADDFRTKYETELNLRMSVEADINGLRRVLDELTLARADLEMQIESLKEELAYLRKNHEEEMNALRGQVGGDVNVEMDAAPGVDLSRILNEMRDQYEKMAEKNRKDAEAWFFSKTEELNREVATNSELVQSGKSEISELRRTVQNLEIELQSQLSMKASLENSLEETKGRYCMQLAQIQELISGVEEQLAQLRCEMEQQNQEYKILLDVKTRLEQEIATYRRLLEGEDAHLSSSQFSSGSQSSRDVTSTRQIRTQVMDVHDGKVVSSQNQIIRHN, from the exons ATGGCCACCTGCAGCCGCCAGTtcacctcctccagctccatgaaGGGCTCCTGTGGCATTGGCGGTGGCTCCAGCCGCATATCCTCCGTCCTGGGCGGAGGCTCCTACCAGGCCCCCAGCGCCTACGGGGGCCTGTCTGTCACCTCCTCCCGCTACTCCTCCGGAGGGGTCTGCGGGCTGGGGGGCGGCTACGGCGGCggcttcagcagcagcagcagcttcggTGGGGCCCTGGGTAGCGGCTTCGGTGGAGGATATGGCGGTGGCCTTGGCGCCGGCTTCGGTGGTGGCTTCGGTGGTGGCTTCGGGGGTGGCTTCGGGGGTGGTGACGGGCTCCTGGTGGGCAGCGAGAAGGTGACCATGCAGAACCTCAACGACCGCCTGGCCTCCTACCTGGACAAGGTGCGCGCCCTGGAGGAGGCCAACGCCGACCTGGAGGTGAAGATCCGCGACTGGTACCAGAGGCAGCGGCCGGCTGAGTCCAAGGACTACAGCCCCTACTTCAAGACCATCGAGGACCTGCGGAACAAG ATCCTCGTGGCCACTGTGGACAACGCTAATGTCGTGCTGCAGATCGACAATGCCCGCCTGGCCGCTGATGACTTCCGCACCAA GTACGAGACGGAGCTGAACCTGCGCATGAGCGTGGAGGCCGACATCAACGGGCTGCGCAGGGTGCTGGACGAGCTGACCCTGGCCAGAGCCGACCTGGAGATGCAGATCGAGAGCCTCAAGGAGGAGCTGGCCTACCTCCGAAAGAACCACGAGGAG GAGATGAACGCCCTGCGAGGCCAGGTGGGCGGGGACGTCAACGTGGAGATGGACGCCGCCCCCGGCGTGGACCTGAGCCGCATCCTGAACGAGATGCGCGACCAGTACGAGAAGATGGCCGAGAAGAACCGCAAGGATGCCGAGGCCTGGTTCTTCAGCAAG ACGGAGGAGCTGAACCGCGAGGTGGCCACCAACAGCGAGCTGGTGCAGAGCGGCAAGAGCGAGATCTCCGAGCTCCGGCGCACCGTGCAGAACCTCGAGATCGAGCTGCAGTCCCAGCTCAGCATG AAAGCGTCTCTGGAGAACAGCCTGGAGGAGACCAAAGGCCGCTACTGCATGCAGCTCGCCCAGATCCAGGAGCTGATCAGTGGCGTGGAGGAGCAGCTGGCGCAGCTGCGCTGCGAGATGGAGCAGCAGAACCAGGAATACAAGATCCTGCTGGACGTGAAGACGCGGCTGGAGCAGGAGATCGCCACCTACCGCCGCCTGCTGGAGGGCGAGGATGCCCA CCTCTCTTCCTCGCAGTTCTCCTCTGGCTCTCAGTCATCCAGAGATG TGACCTCCACTCGCCAGATCCGCACCCAAGTCATGGACGTGCACGACGGCAAGGTGGTGTCTTCCCAGAATCAAATCATTCGCCATAACTAA
- the LOC110255900 gene encoding LOW QUALITY PROTEIN: keratin, type I cytoskeletal 16-like (The sequence of the model RefSeq protein was modified relative to this genomic sequence to represent the inferred CDS: substituted 1 base at 1 genomic stop codon): protein LSFTAPILQLSGGDVNVEMDAASGVDLSRILNEMRDQYEKMADKNRRDAEAWPHTFCSFLSLTEGLNREVASNSEQVQNCYHELNELRRVLQGLEVELQSQLGMKASLENSLEETKGRYCMQLAQIQELISGVKEQLAXLRCEMEQQNQEYQILLDVKSWLEQEIATYRRLLEGEDAHLSSLHRETILPLETQLIIKEQGSSRLCQDQSSKP, encoded by the exons TTGAGTTTCACGGCGCCCATTCTTCAGTTGTCTGGCGGGGACGTCAATGTGGAGATGGATGCGGCTTCCGGTGTGGACCTGAGCCGCATCCTCAATGAGATGCGAGACCAGTATGAGAAGATGGCAGATAAGAACCGCAGAGATGCTGAGGCCT GGCCTCACACCTTTTGTTCTTTCCTATCTCTGACGGAGGGTCTGAACAGAGAAGTGGCCTCTAACAGCGAGCAGGTGCAGAACTGCTACCATGAGTTGAATGAGCTCCGGAGGGTGCTTCAGGGCCTGGAAGTGGAACTGCAGTCCCAGCTCGGCATG AAAGCATCCCTGGAGAACAGCCTGGAGGAGACCAAAGGCCGCTACTGCATGCAGCTTGCCCAGATCCAGGAGCTGATCAGTGGTGTGAAGGAGCAGCTGGCGTAGCTGCGCTGCGAGATGGAGCAGCAGAACCAAGAGTACCAGATCCTGTTGGATGTGAAGTCATGGCTGGAGCAGGAGATCGCCACCTACCGCCGCCTGCTGGAGGGCGAGGATGCCCA CCTCTCTTCCCTGCACAGGGAAACAATTCTTCCTTTAGAG ACCCAGCTCATCATCAAGGAGCAGGGCTCATCCAGACTCTGCCAGGACCAGAGCTCCAAGCCCTGA